The Astatotilapia calliptera chromosome 14, fAstCal1.2, whole genome shotgun sequence genome includes a region encoding these proteins:
- the sgpp2 gene encoding sphingosine-1-phosphate phosphatase 2 isoform X3 → MYVGQVMKDVLKLPRPFSPPVVKLETRVDAEYGLPSTHAMAATAISFTLLLSATSRIQFQFGVGLTIAVTLATLVSLSRLYTGMHSVLDVICGILISAVLLGGTYPYWETMDHFQLNNPISPIVVLVLFYFLCYIYPELDHYSTTRGDTTTILGTCAGASAGYWVNQQLGQTFEPEGMLPVPLPTLTASALALGTGRFLVGAVILLATRQIVKTVSLHMLYSWYKVPKSDNNARRRKEIEVPSKFATYTSVGLVNSILANRIFLFLGLL, encoded by the exons ATGTACGTCGGCCAGGTGATGAAGGACGTCCTGAAGCTGCCTCGCCCTTTCTCTCCCCCTGTTGTCAAGCTGGAGACACGTGTAGACGCAGAATACGGACTGCCCTCCACCCACGCTATGGCAGCAACTGCCATCTCCTTCACACTTTTACTAAGCGCCACCTCCAGAATACAG TTCCAGTTCGGGGTGGGCCTGACCATCGCAGTGACACTGGCGACCTTGGTGTCTCTGAGCCGCCTCTACACTGGCATGCACTCGGTTTTG GATGTTATCTGTGGGATCTTGATCTCTGCCGTGCTGTTAGGGGGCACCTATCCCTACTGGGAAACAATGGACCACTTCCAGCTCAACAACCCCATCTCCCCCATTGTAGTGCTGGTACTGTTCTACTTCCTCTGCTACATATACCCAGAGCTGGACCATTACAGCACCACACGGGGGGATACGACCACCATTCTGGGAACGTGTGCCGGGGCCTCAGCGGGGTACTGGGTGAATCAGCAGCTGGGGCAGACGTTTGAGCCTGAGGGCATGTTGCCTGTACCTTTGCCCACACTGACAGCGAGCGCACTAGCGTTAGGCACTGGCCGCTTCTTGGTGGGGGCTGTAATACTGCTGGCAACTCGGCAGATAGTGAAAACGGTGAGCCTGCACATGTTGTATTCATGGTACAAAGTACCGAAAAGTGACAACAATGCCAGGAGGAGGAAAGAGATTGAAGTGCCTTCTAAGTTTGCCACATATACATCTGTTGGGCTGGTTAATTCTATACTGGCCAAcagaattttcctttttttgggaCTGTTATGA
- the sgpp2 gene encoding sphingosine-1-phosphate phosphatase 2 isoform X2 — MSVHLSRCMELLTYLHDSELVARFQRRCGLFLVESAHLKPERPRGQLVRDRLDHQDRNSNYKYKENGYASRLVMYVGQVMKDVLKLPRPFSPPVVKLETRVDAEYGLPSTHAMAATAISFTLLLSATSRIQFQFGVGLTIAVTLATLVSLSRLYTGMHSVLDVICGILISAVLLGGTYPYWETMDHFQLNNPISPIVVLVLFYFLCYIYPELDHYSTTRGDTTTILGTCAGASAGYWVNQQLGQTFEPEGMLPVPLPTLTASALALGTGRFLVGAVILLATRQIVKTVSLHMLYSWYKVPKSDNNARRRKEIEVPSKFATYTSVGLVNSILANRIFLFLGLL, encoded by the exons atgtcgGTTCACCTGTCGCGCTGCATGGAGCTCCTGACTTACCTCCACGATTCAGAGCTCGTGGCCCGGTTCCAGCGGCGATGCGGACTCTTCCTCGTCGAAAGCGCGCATCTCAAGCCCGAGAGACCACGTGGGCAGCTGGTGAGGGACAGATTGGACCACCAGGACCGCAATTCCAACTATAAATACAAGGAGAATGGATACGCTTCACGT TTAGTGATGTACGTCGGCCAGGTGATGAAGGACGTCCTGAAGCTGCCTCGCCCTTTCTCTCCCCCTGTTGTCAAGCTGGAGACACGTGTAGACGCAGAATACGGACTGCCCTCCACCCACGCTATGGCAGCAACTGCCATCTCCTTCACACTTTTACTAAGCGCCACCTCCAGAATACAG TTCCAGTTCGGGGTGGGCCTGACCATCGCAGTGACACTGGCGACCTTGGTGTCTCTGAGCCGCCTCTACACTGGCATGCACTCGGTTTTG GATGTTATCTGTGGGATCTTGATCTCTGCCGTGCTGTTAGGGGGCACCTATCCCTACTGGGAAACAATGGACCACTTCCAGCTCAACAACCCCATCTCCCCCATTGTAGTGCTGGTACTGTTCTACTTCCTCTGCTACATATACCCAGAGCTGGACCATTACAGCACCACACGGGGGGATACGACCACCATTCTGGGAACGTGTGCCGGGGCCTCAGCGGGGTACTGGGTGAATCAGCAGCTGGGGCAGACGTTTGAGCCTGAGGGCATGTTGCCTGTACCTTTGCCCACACTGACAGCGAGCGCACTAGCGTTAGGCACTGGCCGCTTCTTGGTGGGGGCTGTAATACTGCTGGCAACTCGGCAGATAGTGAAAACGGTGAGCCTGCACATGTTGTATTCATGGTACAAAGTACCGAAAAGTGACAACAATGCCAGGAGGAGGAAAGAGATTGAAGTGCCTTCTAAGTTTGCCACATATACATCTGTTGGGCTGGTTAATTCTATACTGGCCAAcagaattttcctttttttgggaCTGTTATGA
- the farsb gene encoding phenylalanine--tRNA ligase beta subunit, protein MPTVGVKRDLLFKALGRSYTDEEFDELCFEFGLELDEITSEKEIISREQGDTKASGASDVILYKIDVPANRYDLLCLEGLVRGLQVFKNKLEVPRYKRVSPLSGEPQKLIITKETEAVRPHAVAAVLRNITFTQERYDSFIELQEKLHQNICRKRSLVAIGTHDLDTISGPFTYTAKRPGDISFKPLNQTKEYTATQLMSLYKTDSHLRHYLHIIEDKPLYPVIYDSNGVVLSMPPIINGDHSKISLKTKNVFIECTATDQTKAKTVLDMMVTMFSEYCAQPFTVEEAEVVYPDGKTCIYPELAYRKEKLSGKFINQKVGINESTEKIAHLLTRMCLLSQATGAGDEIEVEIPPTRSDIIHACDIMEDAAIAYGFNNITRTTPRTYTVANQFPLNKLTELLRQDLAAAGFTEALNFALCSQEDIAEKLGKKISEMRAVHISNPKTAEFQVARTTLLPGLLKTIAANRKMPLPLKLFEISDVVLKDETKDVGARNSRRFCAVYYNKSPGFEVIHGLLDRTMQLLEVKPARGEGYHIQTADDSTFFPGRCADIFVRGKNVGRLGVLHPDVINRFELTMPCSALEMDIEPFLGHTAETPLTRDVPMKEVIKHRFPTRDESQQSAHSRLTSTKTVFGDVSTQVGLEALSDFLADKSYIEGFVASQADMIVFDAIPSPPSPTLCHLWRWYNHINSFQTDRARLPSAKSRYVLPATPLATPNDASDEEDIDLFGSDDEAESAEVARIKEQRLAEYAAKKSKKPALIAKSSILLDVKPWDDETDMSKLEECVRSVSMDGLLWGQSKLVPVGYGIKKLQIGCVVEDDKVGTDMLEEAITAFEEYVQSVDVAAFNKI, encoded by the exons ATGCCGACTGTCGGAGTTAAACGGGATCTTCTATTCAAAGCTTTGGGTAGAAGTTACA cTGATGAGGAGTTTGACGAGCTTTGCTTTGAGTTTGGGCTGGAGCTGGATGAAATT ACCTCTGAGAAAGAGATAATCAGCAGAGAGCAGGGTGACACTAAGGCCTCAGGAGCATCTGATGTGATCCTGTATAAGATCGATGTACCAGCTAACCGCTATGATCTGCTATGTCTGGAAGGACTGGTTCGTGGACTGCAGGTCTTCAAGAATAA gttGGAGGTGCCCCGATACAAACGTGTTAGCCCACTCAGTGGGGAGCCTCAGAAGCTGATCATCACTAAGGAG ACGGAAGCAGTGCGACCCCACGCTGTGGCAGCAGTCTTGAGGAACATCACTTTCACACAGGAGCGCTATGACAGTTTCATTGAGCTGCAGGAGAAACTACATCAGAACATTTGCAG AAAGAGGAGCCTGGTGGCGATTGGGACCCATGACCTGGACACCATCTCTGGTCCTTTCACGTACACAGCCAAACGTCCAGGAGACATCTCCTTCAAGCCCCTCAATCAGACCAAAGAGTACACGGCCACCCAGCTCATGAGCCTCTATAAG ACCGATAGCCACTTGAGGCATTATCTTCACATTATTGAAGACAAACCTTTGTACCCCGTCATCTACGACAGCAACGGCGTTGTTCTGTCTATGCCTCCTATTATCAACG GGGACCATTCAAAAATCTCCCTGAAGACTAAAAATGTCTTCATTGAGTGCACAGCGACAGACCAGACCAAG GCGAAGACTGTGTTGGACATGATGGTGACCATGTTCAGCGAGTATTGTGCTCAGCCTTTCAC GGTAGAGGAGGCTGAAGTGGTGTACCCAGATGGCAAGACCTGCATATACCCG GAGCTGGCTTACAGGAAGGAGAAGCTGTCTGGTAAATTTATTAACCAGAAAGTTGGCATCAA TGAATCGACAGAGAAAATTGCTCACCTGCTGACCAGGATGTGCCTGCTCTCCCAGGCTACCGGCGCCGGTGATGAGATTGAGGTCGAGATCCCACCCACTCGCTCGGACATCATCCACGCCTGCGATATCATGGAGGACGCCGCCATTGCCTACGGTTTCAACAACATTACCCGCACCACCCCACGCACCTACACTGTAGCCAACCAG TTCCCACTTAATAAACTGACAGAGCTGCTGAGGCAAGACCTGGCAGCCGCTGGATTTACAGAGGCCCTCAACTTTGccctg TGTTCTCAAGAAGATATTGCAGAAAAGCTTGGGAAGAAGATCTCGGAGATGAGGGCAGTTCATATCTCCAACCCCAAGACTGCTGAGTTCCAG gTGGCGCGCACCACCTTGCTGCCAGGTCTGTTGAAAACCATAGCAGCCAACAGGAAGATGCCACTTCCCCTTAAACTGTTTGAGATATCAGACGTGGTGCTAAAGGATGAGACCAAAG ATGTTGGGGCGAGAAACAGCCGACGTTTCTGTGCTGTTTACTACAACAAGAGTCCGGGTTTTGAGGTCATCCACGGCCTACTGGACCGAACCATGCAGCTGTTGGAGGTGAAGCCAGCCCGAGGAGAAGGCTACCACATCCAGACTGCAGATG aTTCCACCTTTTTCCCCGGTCGCTGTGCTGATATCTTTGTCCGTGGAAAGAACGTCGGGCGTCTCGGAGTGCTTCATCCAGATGTCATCAATCGCTTCGAGCTGACAATGCCCTGCTCCGCCCTGGAGATGGACATCGAACCCTTCCT TGGCCACACCGCTGAAACTCCCCTCACACGCGACGTTCCCATGAAAGAAGTCATCAAGCACAGGTTCCCCACACGAGATGAATCCCAGCAGAGCGCCCACTCCCGCCTGACTTCCACAAAAACTGTGTTTGGTGACGTGAGCACACAAGTGGGCCTCGAAGCTCTCAGTGATTTTCTGGCTGACAAAAGCTACATCGAGGGCTTTGTGGCATCCCAAGCTGACATGATCGTGTTTGACGCCATCCCCTCTCCTCCCTCACCGACGCTCTgccacctctggcgctggtaCAACCACATAAACTCTTTCCAGACAGACAGAGCTCGTCTTCCATCAGCCAAGAGTCGGTATGTCCTCCCAGCTACTCCCCTGGCCACGCCAAATGATGCCAGTGACGAGGAAGACATCGACCTTTTTGGGTCAGACGATGAGGCAGAGAGCGCAGAAGTGGCCAGAATCAAGGAGCAGCGTCTTGCCGAGTACGCCGCCAAGAAATCCAAGAAGCCAGCTCTCATTGCCAAGTCCTCCATCCTGCTTGACGTCAAGCCCTGGGACGACGAGACGGACATGTCCAAGCTGGAGGAGTGCGTCCGCAGCGTCAGTATGGACGGGCTGCTGTGGGGGCAGTCCAAACTGGTGCCAGTGGGTTACGGCATCAAGAAGCTCCAGATAGGATGTGTGGTGGAGGACGATAAAGTGGGCACTGATATGTTGGAGGAAGCCATCACCGCCTTCGAGGAATATGTTCAGTCTGTGGATGTGGCTGCTTTCAATAAGATCTGA
- the sgpp2 gene encoding sphingosine-1-phosphate phosphatase 2 isoform X1, which translates to MSVHLSRCMELLTYLHDSELVARFQRRCGLFLVESAHLKPERPRGQLVRDRLDHQDRNSNYKYKENGYASRDCGRPRYEVRNWPLHFLFLLSASLGHEIFYITCLPNIHWSVDPFLCRRLLNMWALVMYVGQVMKDVLKLPRPFSPPVVKLETRVDAEYGLPSTHAMAATAISFTLLLSATSRIQFQFGVGLTIAVTLATLVSLSRLYTGMHSVLDVICGILISAVLLGGTYPYWETMDHFQLNNPISPIVVLVLFYFLCYIYPELDHYSTTRGDTTTILGTCAGASAGYWVNQQLGQTFEPEGMLPVPLPTLTASALALGTGRFLVGAVILLATRQIVKTVSLHMLYSWYKVPKSDNNARRRKEIEVPSKFATYTSVGLVNSILANRIFLFLGLL; encoded by the exons atgtcgGTTCACCTGTCGCGCTGCATGGAGCTCCTGACTTACCTCCACGATTCAGAGCTCGTGGCCCGGTTCCAGCGGCGATGCGGACTCTTCCTCGTCGAAAGCGCGCATCTCAAGCCCGAGAGACCACGTGGGCAGCTGGTGAGGGACAGATTGGACCACCAGGACCGCAATTCCAACTATAAATACAAGGAGAATGGATACGCTTCACGT GACTGTGGTAGGCCTCGTTACGAGGTGAGGAACTGGCCGTTGCACTTCCTCTTCTTGCTGTCGGCCAGCCTCGGGCATGAAATCTTCTACATCACCTGTCTGCCCAACATACATTGGAGCGTGGACCCTTTCCTGTGCCGCCGCCTTCTCAACATGTGGGCC TTAGTGATGTACGTCGGCCAGGTGATGAAGGACGTCCTGAAGCTGCCTCGCCCTTTCTCTCCCCCTGTTGTCAAGCTGGAGACACGTGTAGACGCAGAATACGGACTGCCCTCCACCCACGCTATGGCAGCAACTGCCATCTCCTTCACACTTTTACTAAGCGCCACCTCCAGAATACAG TTCCAGTTCGGGGTGGGCCTGACCATCGCAGTGACACTGGCGACCTTGGTGTCTCTGAGCCGCCTCTACACTGGCATGCACTCGGTTTTG GATGTTATCTGTGGGATCTTGATCTCTGCCGTGCTGTTAGGGGGCACCTATCCCTACTGGGAAACAATGGACCACTTCCAGCTCAACAACCCCATCTCCCCCATTGTAGTGCTGGTACTGTTCTACTTCCTCTGCTACATATACCCAGAGCTGGACCATTACAGCACCACACGGGGGGATACGACCACCATTCTGGGAACGTGTGCCGGGGCCTCAGCGGGGTACTGGGTGAATCAGCAGCTGGGGCAGACGTTTGAGCCTGAGGGCATGTTGCCTGTACCTTTGCCCACACTGACAGCGAGCGCACTAGCGTTAGGCACTGGCCGCTTCTTGGTGGGGGCTGTAATACTGCTGGCAACTCGGCAGATAGTGAAAACGGTGAGCCTGCACATGTTGTATTCATGGTACAAAGTACCGAAAAGTGACAACAATGCCAGGAGGAGGAAAGAGATTGAAGTGCCTTCTAAGTTTGCCACATATACATCTGTTGGGCTGGTTAATTCTATACTGGCCAAcagaattttcctttttttgggaCTGTTATGA